In Paenibacillus ihbetae, the following are encoded in one genomic region:
- the dinG gene encoding ATP-dependent DNA helicase DinG: protein MKFAVLDFETTGNQSADEIIQVGLAIIEEDRGISRVYGTYVNPGIPIPPFITGLTGISDSDVADAPSLEEMMMELVPMLDDVVLVGHNVAFDFNFLQNALDRCGYLPFSGRILDTMHFLKICFPSLPSYQLGMVSSHFGLEHDRPHQADSDALATANVLLKCLQEIDELPLLTIQRLSDLFAEEDSDLAWFFDGIRVEREMQAVQDGSIHTYYRQFALGVEDWTDIAPVRDEAEPNPLANMSFEEYMDEVRRRLKEVLPQYESRDAQDMMFQEVMQALEEDKHLLIEAGTGTGKSLGYLLPSIYQSVKQEQKVMVSTHTINLQEQLRDRDIPLLTQVVPFPFKAAIFKGRGHYLCLRKFEHKINRRDFHSPKEDVITAAQMLVWLTQTESGDDEELNLGGRGGDFWETIASDSDSCLGRSCPWFRKCYYHRAKHEAGIADVVITNHSKLFTDVKANHQLLPSYERLVIDEAHHLEDVAGKHLGLQMKYFTVVHTLTRLYKDSRSGQLPALRQLLQASPHEKSGEWSAVIDRIYPDLITVKETWDRLSDQLFGLLPERGDASPGDAGQYSLRLSPAKKPKDWGTLAELEQQIHVTLGDVVRKGDKLVAEIKEELDDYSADSLLTDLSGLFKDLAAHREDLRSFMALNDEGTVYWMEANGNFRSKSLQLYAVPVDVSKHLKELFFDKKRSVILTSATLSVDKSFQFMIDNLGLQEAADAGNLNTVQLPSPFNYREQALLVIPRDFPSVKGSVGDAVFVNTLVKSLSEAAIATHGRMLVLFTSYRMLRQVHEPLKEALAASDITVLGQGMDGTSRTKLIRRFQDSSASVLLGTSSFWEGVDIPGEALTCLAIVRLPFQPPNHPLVEAKSELLQQQKKNPFMKLSVPQAVIRFKQGFGRLVRTAHDKGIVIVYDTRVIESYYGKYFLYSLPGPKMEHMPTEGIVPRIAQWLQERENEKE, encoded by the coding sequence ATGAAATTTGCCGTATTGGATTTTGAAACCACGGGCAACCAGTCTGCCGATGAAATTATCCAGGTCGGGCTGGCCATCATCGAAGAGGATCGGGGCATCTCCCGCGTGTACGGCACGTACGTCAATCCCGGGATTCCGATTCCTCCGTTTATTACCGGTCTGACCGGAATTTCCGACAGCGATGTGGCCGATGCGCCATCCTTGGAGGAAATGATGATGGAGCTCGTGCCCATGCTGGACGATGTGGTCCTGGTCGGGCACAACGTGGCTTTCGATTTTAACTTTTTGCAAAACGCGCTGGATCGCTGCGGTTATTTGCCGTTCAGCGGCCGGATTTTAGATACGATGCACTTTTTGAAAATATGCTTCCCCTCACTGCCATCCTATCAGCTCGGCATGGTATCCTCGCATTTCGGCCTCGAGCATGACCGTCCGCACCAGGCGGACAGCGATGCGCTTGCCACAGCGAATGTGCTGCTGAAATGCTTGCAGGAAATCGATGAGCTTCCCCTGCTGACCATACAGCGGCTGAGTGATCTGTTTGCGGAAGAGGACAGCGATTTGGCCTGGTTCTTTGACGGCATCCGCGTGGAGCGGGAGATGCAGGCCGTCCAGGATGGCAGCATTCATACCTACTACCGCCAATTCGCATTAGGCGTTGAGGACTGGACGGATATCGCCCCGGTCCGCGATGAAGCCGAGCCTAATCCGCTGGCAAACATGAGCTTCGAAGAGTATATGGATGAGGTTCGGAGACGCTTGAAGGAAGTGCTTCCGCAATATGAGAGCCGGGATGCGCAGGACATGATGTTCCAGGAAGTGATGCAGGCTCTTGAAGAAGACAAGCATCTGTTGATCGAAGCCGGCACCGGAACGGGCAAATCGCTTGGATACCTGCTTCCGTCCATTTACCAAAGCGTCAAGCAGGAGCAGAAGGTGATGGTCAGCACGCATACGATCAACCTGCAGGAGCAGCTTCGAGACCGGGACATACCTCTGCTTACCCAGGTAGTGCCATTCCCTTTTAAAGCAGCCATTTTTAAGGGAAGAGGTCATTATTTGTGTTTGAGAAAATTTGAACATAAAATAAATAGGAGAGATTTTCATTCGCCGAAGGAGGACGTCATCACGGCGGCCCAGATGCTGGTGTGGCTCACGCAAACCGAAAGCGGCGACGACGAGGAGCTGAATCTCGGCGGCCGCGGGGGCGATTTCTGGGAAACGATCGCCAGCGATTCCGATTCATGCCTTGGACGCAGCTGCCCCTGGTTCCGCAAGTGCTACTACCATCGGGCGAAGCATGAGGCCGGCATTGCGGATGTCGTGATCACGAATCACTCCAAGCTGTTTACCGACGTAAAAGCGAACCACCAGCTGCTTCCGAGCTATGAACGGCTCGTCATCGACGAAGCCCATCACTTGGAGGATGTGGCAGGCAAGCATCTCGGGCTGCAGATGAAATATTTTACGGTGGTTCATACATTGACCCGTCTGTACAAGGACAGCCGAAGCGGGCAGCTCCCTGCGCTGCGGCAGCTGCTGCAGGCTTCTCCGCATGAGAAATCCGGGGAATGGTCGGCGGTCATCGACCGGATCTATCCTGATCTGATCACGGTGAAAGAAACTTGGGACCGCCTCAGCGACCAGCTGTTCGGCCTGCTCCCGGAACGCGGCGACGCTTCGCCGGGAGATGCCGGGCAGTATTCGCTGCGGCTCTCGCCTGCGAAGAAGCCGAAGGATTGGGGAACGCTCGCCGAGCTGGAACAGCAGATTCACGTTACGCTGGGAGATGTCGTGCGCAAGGGAGACAAGCTCGTCGCCGAAATAAAGGAAGAGCTGGACGATTACAGTGCGGACAGCCTGCTGACGGACCTGTCGGGCTTGTTTAAGGATCTGGCTGCGCACCGCGAGGATTTGCGGTCCTTCATGGCTTTGAACGACGAAGGCACCGTGTACTGGATGGAGGCCAACGGCAATTTCCGCAGCAAGTCGCTGCAGCTCTACGCCGTGCCCGTTGATGTCAGCAAGCATTTGAAGGAATTGTTTTTTGACAAGAAGCGGAGCGTGATTCTCACATCGGCGACGCTGTCGGTCGATAAATCGTTTCAATTCATGATCGACAATTTAGGGCTCCAGGAAGCGGCGGACGCAGGAAATCTGAACACGGTTCAGCTGCCCTCCCCGTTCAATTACAGGGAGCAGGCGCTGCTTGTCATTCCGCGGGATTTTCCTAGCGTGAAGGGGTCTGTGGGGGATGCGGTATTTGTAAACACGCTCGTGAAGTCGCTCTCCGAAGCGGCAATAGCGACCCATGGTCGTATGCTCGTCCTGTTTACGTCCTATCGGATGCTCCGCCAGGTGCATGAGCCGCTTAAGGAAGCGCTGGCTGCCAGCGATATTACGGTGCTTGGCCAGGGAATGGATGGAACGAGCCGTACGAAGCTGATTCGCCGGTTCCAGGATAGCAGCGCCTCAGTTCTGCTGGGGACCAGCTCCTTCTGGGAGGGCGTTGACATTCCCGGAGAAGCGCTGACCTGCCTGGCGATTGTCCGGCTGCCGTTCCAGCCGCCCAACCATCCGCTGGTCGAGGCGAAGAGCGAGCTGCTGCAGCAGCAGAAGAAGAATCCGTTCATGAAGCTTTCGGTGCCGCAAGCGGTCATCCGCTTCAAGCAGGGCTTCGGGCGGCTTGTTCGGACTGCCCACGATAAGGGGATCGTGATTGTCTACGATACGCGGGTGATCGAATCATATTATGGAAAATACTTCTTGTATTCCCTGCCCGGACCGAAGATGGAGCATATGCCGACCGAGGGGATCGTCCCTCGTATTGCGCAGTGGCTCCAGGAAAGGGAAAATGAAAAAGAGTGA
- the panD gene encoding aspartate 1-decarboxylase — protein sequence MFRTMMKSKIHRATVTEANLNYVGSITIDENLMEAADLLENEKVQIVNNNNGARLETYVIKGERGSGVICLNGAAARLVQPGDNVIIISYAMMSKEEYENHTPTVVIVDENNKPVTTSYREVHAAML from the coding sequence ATGTTTAGAACAATGATGAAATCCAAAATTCACCGTGCAACCGTTACGGAAGCGAATTTGAACTACGTGGGCAGCATTACCATCGATGAGAACCTTATGGAAGCGGCGGACCTGCTTGAGAATGAAAAGGTTCAAATCGTGAATAATAATAACGGCGCCCGGCTGGAGACCTATGTCATTAAAGGAGAGCGCGGCAGCGGCGTAATTTGCCTTAATGGAGCTGCTGCACGGCTCGTTCAGCCGGGGGACAACGTCATCATTATTTCTTATGCCATGATGTCCAAAGAGGAGTATGAGAACCACACGCCGACGGTCGTCATCGTTGACGAGAACAATAAGCCCGTTACGACATCATACCGCGAAGTACACGCTGCAATGCTGTAA
- the panC gene encoding pantoate--beta-alanine ligase, which produces MNVIRTIAEARAFIQAKQNEGSGAVGLVPTMGYLHEGHASLMRKAREMCGTVVVSIFVNPIQFGPGEDYETYPRDEARDLALAEAEGVDAVFIPSVEEMYPQPTKTKIAVAEITSLLCGASRPGHFDGVTTVVSKLFHIVKPAYAFFGMKDAQQVAVIEQMVRDLNMDVSIVPCPIVREPDGLALSSRNVYLSPEERRQALVLSGSLKAAKALLEQSTEVTAGEIRTLLREHISQSPLADIDYAEVLTFPELAPIADSERVAGTDHGVIMALAVRFGRTRLIDNALIQPKVGDSHV; this is translated from the coding sequence ATGAACGTCATTCGCACCATTGCGGAAGCAAGAGCATTTATCCAAGCAAAACAAAACGAAGGAAGCGGTGCCGTCGGACTTGTCCCGACCATGGGTTATCTCCATGAAGGACACGCGAGCCTGATGCGCAAGGCCAGAGAAATGTGCGGAACGGTTGTTGTCAGCATATTCGTCAATCCGATCCAGTTCGGACCGGGTGAGGATTACGAGACCTATCCGAGAGACGAAGCGCGGGACCTGGCCCTGGCGGAAGCAGAAGGGGTGGATGCCGTATTCATCCCGTCCGTGGAGGAAATGTATCCCCAACCAACAAAAACGAAGATAGCCGTAGCGGAGATTACCTCGCTGCTATGCGGCGCTTCGCGTCCGGGGCATTTTGACGGGGTGACCACCGTTGTATCCAAGTTGTTTCATATCGTAAAGCCGGCCTATGCCTTCTTCGGAATGAAGGATGCACAGCAGGTGGCCGTCATCGAGCAGATGGTTCGGGATTTGAATATGGACGTAAGCATTGTCCCATGTCCGATTGTCCGTGAACCCGACGGCCTGGCCCTAAGCTCCCGCAACGTTTATTTGAGCCCGGAAGAGCGGAGACAGGCGCTGGTCTTGTCCGGCTCCCTGAAGGCGGCGAAGGCATTGCTTGAGCAAAGCACCGAGGTGACGGCAGGCGAGATCCGGACGCTGCTTCGTGAGCATATTTCGCAGTCGCCGCTGGCCGATATCGATTACGCCGAGGTGCTCACGTTCCCGGAGCTTGCGCCGATTGCGGATTCCGAGCGTGTCGCGGGGACTGACCATGGAGTCATTATGGCGCTCGCTGTACGGTTCGGCCGTACGCGCCTGATCGATAATGCGTTAATTCAACCGAAAGTGGGGGATTCCCATGTTTAG
- the panB gene encoding 3-methyl-2-oxobutanoate hydroxymethyltransferase, with the protein MAGKQPLNIVKMRNMKRDGKPISMLTAYDYPSAKLAEEADIDMILVGDSLGNVVLGYNSTIPVTLDDMVYHTRSVARGAEYTFIVADMPFMTYHGGIDESLKGVRRLMQEGHAHAVKLEGGAEIADTVKRIVQSGVPVLGHIGLTPQSVNQIGGYRIQGKDAEDAKRLMNDAKALEAAGAFAVVLELVTEETAAEITKALAIPTIGIGAGRYCDGQVLVYHDILKYASPYRDKRFVKTYADIGSVIRDGIAQYVREVKDRSFPAEEHVFKSENKQASEPALYGGNKEKVGTS; encoded by the coding sequence ATGGCAGGCAAGCAACCATTGAACATTGTTAAGATGAGAAATATGAAGCGGGACGGCAAGCCGATCAGCATGCTGACCGCCTACGACTACCCGTCCGCAAAGCTGGCGGAGGAAGCGGATATTGATATGATCCTGGTCGGGGATTCCCTCGGCAACGTCGTGCTGGGCTACAATTCAACGATTCCGGTTACGCTGGATGACATGGTGTACCATACGCGGTCCGTGGCCCGCGGTGCGGAGTATACGTTCATCGTTGCCGATATGCCGTTTATGACGTATCACGGGGGAATCGACGAAAGCCTGAAAGGCGTGCGCAGACTCATGCAGGAAGGACATGCGCATGCCGTTAAGCTCGAAGGCGGCGCTGAAATCGCCGATACCGTCAAACGGATCGTTCAGTCGGGCGTGCCCGTGCTCGGACACATCGGCCTCACTCCGCAGTCGGTTAATCAGATCGGCGGCTACCGGATTCAAGGCAAGGACGCCGAGGATGCCAAGCGGTTGATGAACGATGCCAAAGCGCTCGAGGCAGCAGGCGCCTTCGCGGTGGTGCTGGAGCTTGTCACGGAAGAGACCGCAGCCGAGATTACGAAAGCATTGGCCATCCCGACCATCGGGATCGGCGCGGGCCGATATTGTGACGGACAAGTGCTTGTGTACCATGATATCTTGAAGTACGCATCCCCGTACCGCGACAAACGCTTTGTCAAAACTTACGCGGACATCGGATCCGTCATCCGAGACGGAATCGCTCAATATGTAAGAGAGGTCAAAGACCGCTCGTTCCCGGCCGAAGAGCATGTATTCAAATCCGAGAATAAACAAGCCTCCGAACCGGCGCTCTACGGCGGCAATAAGGAAAAGGTGGGCACTTCATGA
- a CDS encoding biotin--[acetyl-CoA-carboxylase] ligase, whose translation MKDHDQEYSLLHMFQEHPGQFLSGEEISRRLSISRTAVWKQINKLRSLGYEFEALPRLGYRMVDEPDVLDEQLLAAGMKSCSFGKQIKLLDRTVSTQEDARELAEAGAPEGTLVISEEQTGGRGRMGRKFHSPRGKGIWMSLILRPKQPLHLTQQLTLLTGVAVCRAIGKSAGVQTQIKWPNDILYQGKKVCGILLESTAEDGRIRYCVAGIGISVNLKETDFPEELRSVATSVRMAGGNVVNRTELIQTIMQEMEVLYELYNEQGFEPIASAWEALSGTVGREVRVQSPQGDFTGTATGLNKDGALMVRSDAGETVPVYSGEILFNTR comes from the coding sequence ATGAAGGATCATGATCAAGAGTATTCCTTGCTCCATATGTTCCAGGAGCATCCCGGTCAGTTCCTGTCGGGAGAAGAAATCAGCCGCAGGCTGTCTATCAGCCGCACGGCGGTATGGAAACAGATCAACAAGCTCCGCAGCCTCGGATATGAGTTCGAAGCCCTTCCGAGGCTCGGCTACCGCATGGTGGACGAGCCCGACGTGCTGGATGAACAGCTGCTGGCAGCCGGGATGAAGAGCTGCTCCTTCGGAAAGCAGATCAAGCTGCTGGACCGAACCGTGTCGACCCAAGAGGATGCACGTGAGCTTGCGGAGGCAGGCGCGCCCGAAGGGACGCTTGTCATCTCGGAGGAGCAGACGGGCGGCCGCGGCCGGATGGGGCGCAAATTCCATTCGCCCCGCGGCAAAGGTATCTGGATGAGCTTGATTCTAAGGCCGAAGCAGCCGCTGCATTTAACCCAGCAGCTGACTTTGCTCACAGGTGTGGCGGTATGCCGCGCCATCGGAAAATCAGCGGGTGTGCAGACACAAATCAAGTGGCCTAACGATATTTTATATCAAGGGAAAAAGGTTTGCGGCATTCTGCTGGAATCCACTGCCGAAGACGGGCGGATCCGTTATTGTGTTGCGGGAATCGGAATCAGCGTAAACCTGAAGGAGACCGATTTTCCGGAGGAGCTGCGAAGCGTGGCAACTTCGGTAAGGATGGCGGGCGGAAACGTCGTCAACCGGACGGAGTTGATTCAAACGATCATGCAGGAGATGGAAGTTCTCTACGAATTATATAATGAGCAGGGTTTTGAGCCTATCGCTTCCGCATGGGAGGCGCTGTCGGGCACGGTCGGGCGCGAAGTCCGGGTGCAGTCGCCGCAAGGCGATTTCACGGGAACGGCTACCGGCTTGAATAAGGACGGCGCGCTGATGGTGCGCAGCGACGCAGGTGAGACGGTTCCGGTATATTCCGGCGAAATTCTTTTTAATACCAGGTAA
- a CDS encoding CCA tRNA nucleotidyltransferase, with amino-acid sequence MSNGQKSIQWRYADQTMADRSAEVIRTLLQHGYEAYWVGGCVRDEYMGRRVSDMDITTSARPEITASLFPKVIPTGIQHGTVTVLVEDDAFEVTTFRIEGGYEDHRHPTEVAFVGEVKEDLRRRDFTMNAMAIGLDGTWVDPFGGRADIDRRRIRCVGDASLRFREDALRMVRCIRFASVFGFSIAPRTWMGILAERDTLGFIAMERIRSEFEKIMAGPSPLRGLSMFVRSGLYSRMKAPFVYAGHDDRMISAIPLIDPAHAHIRWSLLLLACGIQSPAADELLRGWTFSNKQRQNIVSLMSIQEEWLKLTGANQEGMDKLSWVRLALTHGKESADGWLLMQRALHQAGAPAMAQTANRQLAGWLEEMSIRSLKDLAVTGNELVQALGKRGGPWLGELLGQLLLHAAAGQINNDKESLIDEAKRVVMNHEGS; translated from the coding sequence ATGAGTAATGGGCAGAAATCAATACAATGGCGATATGCGGATCAAACCATGGCGGATCGGAGCGCGGAAGTCATCCGGACGCTGCTTCAGCACGGCTACGAGGCTTATTGGGTCGGCGGTTGCGTTCGCGATGAGTATATGGGCCGCCGGGTCAGCGATATGGACATCACGACCTCTGCCCGGCCGGAGATTACGGCCTCGCTGTTCCCGAAGGTCATTCCAACCGGCATCCAGCACGGGACGGTAACCGTTCTTGTGGAAGACGATGCCTTTGAGGTGACGACCTTCCGCATTGAAGGCGGATACGAGGACCACCGGCATCCGACGGAGGTGGCTTTTGTCGGAGAGGTCAAAGAAGATCTGAGACGGCGGGATTTTACGATGAATGCGATGGCGATCGGGCTTGACGGAACATGGGTAGATCCGTTCGGCGGGCGGGCGGATATCGACCGGCGCAGGATCCGCTGCGTGGGGGACGCTTCCTTGCGATTCCGGGAAGACGCGCTGCGCATGGTCCGCTGCATTCGGTTCGCTTCGGTATTCGGCTTCTCGATCGCGCCGCGAACATGGATGGGGATCCTGGCGGAAAGAGATACGCTAGGCTTTATCGCCATGGAGCGCATCCGAAGCGAATTCGAAAAAATTATGGCAGGTCCTTCGCCGCTTCGGGGCTTGAGCATGTTCGTCCGCAGCGGGCTTTATTCACGGATGAAAGCACCGTTCGTTTATGCCGGCCATGACGATCGCATGATATCGGCGATCCCGCTCATCGACCCGGCACATGCGCATATCCGTTGGTCGCTCCTCCTGCTGGCTTGCGGCATCCAATCCCCCGCCGCGGACGAGCTGCTGCGGGGGTGGACATTCTCCAACAAGCAGCGGCAGAACATCGTGAGCCTGATGTCCATTCAAGAAGAATGGCTTAAGCTTACCGGGGCCAATCAAGAAGGAATGGATAAGCTTTCATGGGTTCGCCTTGCGCTTACGCATGGGAAGGAATCGGCTGATGGCTGGCTGCTGATGCAGCGGGCGCTCCATCAAGCCGGTGCCCCCGCGATGGCGCAAACTGCGAACAGGCAGCTTGCCGGTTGGCTGGAGGAGATGTCGATCCGGAGTCTGAAGGATTTGGCCGTGACGGGTAATGAGCTCGTACAGGCGCTTGGCAAACGCGGCGGACCATGGCTTGGCGAGCTGCTCGGGCAGCTGCTGCTGCATGCTGCGGCCGGCCAGATTAACAACGATAAGGAATCGTTGATTGATGAAGCAAAGCGGGTGGTAATGAATCATGAAGGATCATGA
- the bshA gene encoding N-acetyl-alpha-D-glucosaminyl L-malate synthase BshA, translated as MKQQPLKIGITCYPSLGGSGVVATELGKLLAEQGHQVHFIAHSIPFRLGSFHKNIFYHEVEVNDYYVFRYPPYDLSLATKMAQVANMQQLDVLHVHYAVPHAVCAFLAKQMVGDQLKVVTTLHGTDITVLAQDESLKDLIRLAINESDAVTAVSEDLIRETRELLDITRDIDLTYNFVDPRVYYPRHSESLRRDYASPAEKVLMHISNFRPVKRVGDVLDIFDRVQQNMPAKLLLVGEGPELPKIQCRIKEMGLEDKVHFLGKQDEIAHVISMADVLLLPSEKESFGLVALEAMACGVPTVGSTAGGIPELVTHGETGYLAPIGDTAAMAEHVLTIFKDAELGERMRKACLQRATTMFCNELIRGKYEQIYYRVLGREVNELKPVCG; from the coding sequence ATGAAACAGCAACCTTTAAAAATCGGGATTACCTGCTATCCTTCATTGGGCGGGTCTGGCGTGGTGGCGACGGAGCTTGGGAAGCTTTTGGCGGAACAAGGCCATCAGGTTCATTTTATAGCACACAGCATTCCGTTTCGTTTGGGCTCCTTTCATAAAAATATTTTCTATCATGAGGTAGAAGTAAACGATTATTATGTATTCCGGTACCCGCCTTATGATCTTTCGCTGGCGACCAAGATGGCGCAGGTGGCGAACATGCAGCAGCTTGACGTGCTTCATGTACATTATGCGGTTCCGCATGCCGTCTGCGCATTCCTCGCCAAGCAGATGGTGGGGGACCAGCTGAAAGTCGTAACGACGCTTCACGGGACCGACATCACGGTGCTGGCCCAGGACGAATCTCTGAAGGACCTGATCCGGTTGGCGATCAATGAGAGTGATGCCGTAACAGCGGTTTCCGAGGATTTGATCCGCGAGACAAGGGAGCTGCTCGACATTACCCGCGACATCGACTTGACCTATAATTTCGTTGATCCGAGAGTGTACTATCCTCGGCATTCGGAATCGCTCCGCAGGGACTACGCCAGCCCGGCGGAGAAGGTACTCATGCATATCTCCAACTTCCGCCCGGTTAAACGGGTAGGGGATGTGCTGGATATATTCGATCGGGTCCAGCAGAATATGCCTGCGAAGCTGCTGCTGGTAGGGGAAGGGCCGGAGCTTCCGAAGATTCAATGCCGCATCAAGGAGATGGGGCTGGAGGATAAGGTTCATTTCCTCGGCAAGCAAGACGAAATTGCGCATGTCATCTCGATGGCCGATGTGCTGCTGCTTCCATCCGAGAAGGAAAGCTTCGGCCTAGTTGCACTGGAGGCGATGGCCTGCGGCGTGCCGACGGTAGGCTCTACGGCCGGCGGGATTCCGGAGCTGGTCACGCACGGCGAGACGGGCTACCTGGCCCCGATCGGCGATACGGCGGCGATGGCGGAGCATGTGCTTACCATATTCAAAGATGCGGAGCTTGGGGAGCGGATGCGCAAGGCTTGCCTTCAGCGCGCCACAACGATGTTCTGCAATGAGCTGATTCGCGGCAAGTATGAGCAAATCTATTACCGAGTATTGGGGCGGGAGGTTAACGAGCTGAAGCCGGTATGCGGCTGA
- the bshB1 gene encoding bacillithiol biosynthesis deacetylase BshB1, whose amino-acid sequence MSDKLDILIFGAHADDAEIGMAGTIAKHVAAGRSVGICDLTQAEMSSNGTVEIRREEAKQAAEVLNLKVRTNLGLPDRGLFVTPEHVERITAEIRKHAPSIVFAPYWEDRHPDHVAASRLVEEAVFNAKLRRYLPELPPVKVDELYFYFINDIGRTDLIVDVTEHYGTKEQALSCYRSQFEKTDENSVSTPLTEGYIERVRARDSLLGARSLIPYAEGFASKSPYTVHLFGSKQA is encoded by the coding sequence ATGAGCGACAAGCTGGATATATTAATCTTCGGCGCGCATGCGGATGATGCGGAGATCGGCATGGCCGGCACGATCGCCAAGCATGTTGCGGCAGGACGGTCCGTCGGTATATGCGATCTTACGCAGGCAGAGATGTCGTCCAATGGGACGGTGGAAATCCGCCGGGAGGAAGCGAAGCAGGCAGCCGAGGTGCTAAACCTTAAGGTCCGAACAAACTTAGGACTGCCCGATCGAGGATTATTCGTAACGCCCGAGCATGTCGAGCGGATCACGGCCGAGATTCGGAAGCATGCTCCGTCCATCGTGTTTGCACCGTACTGGGAAGACCGGCATCCGGATCACGTGGCTGCCAGTCGTCTTGTTGAAGAGGCGGTGTTTAATGCGAAGCTGCGGCGGTATCTGCCTGAGCTTCCGCCGGTCAAAGTGGACGAGCTTTATTTTTACTTCATTAATGATATCGGCAGAACGGATCTGATCGTGGACGTGACCGAGCATTACGGCACGAAGGAACAGGCACTCTCCTGCTACCGCTCGCAATTTGAGAAGACGGACGAGAATTCCGTGTCCACGCCGCTGACCGAGGGGTATATCGAGCGCGTGCGGGCCAGGGATTCGTTACTGGGAGCTCGCAGCCTGATTCCATACGCGGAAGGCTTTGCTTCGAAAAGTCCGTATACCGTTCATCTATTCGGCTCCAAACAGGCATAA
- the mgsA gene encoding methylglyoxal synthase translates to MNIAFIAHDRKKEEMVNFVIAYEGVFKDHKLYSTGTTGTRIMEQTELSIHRFASGPLGGDQQIGALVADNEMDLIIFLRDPLMAQPHEPDINALLRLCDVQGIPLATNVATAEILVKALDRGDFAWRELVHKYKPGVDGQ, encoded by the coding sequence ATGAATATTGCATTTATCGCACACGACCGTAAAAAAGAAGAGATGGTCAACTTTGTTATCGCCTATGAGGGCGTTTTTAAAGACCATAAGTTATATTCGACCGGCACGACAGGTACGCGCATTATGGAGCAGACCGAGCTGAGCATTCACCGATTCGCTTCCGGCCCGCTTGGCGGCGATCAGCAGATTGGAGCGCTCGTTGCGGACAATGAGATGGATCTTATCATTTTCTTGCGCGATCCGTTAATGGCTCAGCCCCATGAACCGGACATTAACGCTCTGCTTCGCTTGTGCGATGTTCAGGGAATCCCGCTTGCAACGAATGTGGCAACGGCAGAAATTTTGGTCAAAGCACTGGACCGCGGAGATTTTGCATGGCGGGAGCTCGTTCATAAGTATAAGCCGGGCGTGGACGGACAATGA
- the dapB gene encoding 4-hydroxy-tetrahydrodipicolinate reductase, whose translation MADKISVIVVGAGGRMGKEVVKLVLGDPELELAAAVGLSDAGKDAGTLVGLPACGIEVTSDLEMALVESKPDVMVDFTAPQFAYSNTALAIKHGVRPVMGTTGFTPEQIEELDKQCEERGIGGLIAPNFSIGAILMMKFAAQAAKYLPHVEIIETHGDQKLDAPSGTSIKTAEMIAANREEIRQGNPKEEEVIEGARGGYYKGFRIHSLRLPGVFAQQEVIFGGYGQSLKIRHDSYERAAYMPGVKMAIEKVMGYTGLIYGFDHFID comes from the coding sequence ATGGCAGATAAAATATCGGTAATCGTTGTCGGCGCCGGCGGGCGGATGGGTAAAGAGGTTGTGAAGCTCGTGCTGGGGGATCCTGAGCTCGAGCTGGCGGCAGCGGTCGGGCTGTCGGATGCGGGCAAGGATGCGGGGACCCTGGTAGGTCTTCCGGCCTGCGGTATTGAAGTGACATCGGATTTGGAAATGGCGCTGGTAGAGTCAAAGCCTGACGTTATGGTTGATTTTACGGCGCCTCAGTTCGCATACAGCAATACGGCGCTGGCGATTAAGCACGGTGTCCGCCCGGTCATGGGCACTACCGGCTTCACGCCGGAGCAGATCGAAGAGCTGGACAAGCAGTGCGAGGAGCGGGGAATCGGCGGATTAATCGCGCCGAACTTCTCGATCGGGGCCATTCTGATGATGAAGTTTGCGGCGCAAGCGGCCAAATACCTGCCGCATGTTGAAATCATCGAAACGCATGGCGATCAGAAGCTGGACGCACCGTCCGGGACCTCGATCAAAACGGCTGAGATGATAGCCGCTAACCGCGAGGAAATCCGGCAAGGCAATCCGAAAGAGGAAGAGGTTATCGAAGGCGCAAGAGGCGGTTATTACAAAGGATTCCGTATCCACAGCTTGCGGCTTCCCGGCGTATTCGCGCAGCAGGAGGTCATATTCGGCGGCTACGGACAAAGCTTGAAGATTCGTCACGATTCCTATGAACGTGCAGCATATATGCCGGGCGTGAAGATGGCAATCGAGAAGGTAATGGGGTATACCGGATTAATCTATGGATTTGATCATTTTATCGACTAA